The proteins below come from a single Ochotona princeps isolate mOchPri1 chromosome 13, mOchPri1.hap1, whole genome shotgun sequence genomic window:
- the LOC101516810 gene encoding pancreatic triacylglycerol lipase-like: protein MLLLWTLSLLLGAVAGSEICYDRLGCFTDDPPWAGTSERPIKTLPEDPSHINTRFLLYTNENKDNYQELTADASTIKNSNFKTNRKTRFIVHGFIDKGEESWLSEICQRLFEVESVNCICVDWKGGSRTTYSQATQNVQVVGAEVAYFISTLQSALGYSPADVHIIGHSLGSHIAGEAGKRTNGAVGRITGLDPAEPCFQYTPEIVRLDPSDAKFVDVIHTDGSPMIPNLGFGMIQTVGHLDFFPNGGEEMPGCSKNILSQIVDVDGIWQGTRDFAACNHLRSYKYYSDSITNPTGFAGFSCASYSDFTANNCFPCSNGECPQMGHYADRYSGKTNALYQVFYLNTGESSNFARWRYKVTVTLSGQKVTGYVLVSLFGSNGNSRQYEIFQGTLKSGDTHSNEIDSDVDVGDLQKVKFLWYNNVLNPTLPKVGASQITVERNDGTV, encoded by the exons ATGCTGCTGCTCTGGACACTCTCACTGCTGTTAGGGGCAGTGGCAG GAAGTGAAATCTGCTACGACAGACTTGGCTGCTTCACTGACGATCCCCCATGGGCAGGGACTTCCGAACGCCCCATCAAAACACTGCCTGAGGATCCATCACACATCAACACCCGCTTCCTCCTGTACACAAATGAGAACAAAGACAATTACCAG GAACTCACTGCAGATGCATCTACAATCAAAAACTCCAATTTcaagacaaacagaaaaacccGCTTCATTGTTCATGGATTCATAGACAAGGGAGAAGAAAGCTGGCTCTCCGAAATATGCCAG AGATTGTTTGAAGTGGAAAGCGTGAACTGCATCTGTGTGGACTGGAAGGGCGGGTCCCGAACTACGTACTCACAGGCCACACAGAACGTCCAGGTTGTTGGGGCGGAAGTGGCATATTTTATTTCTACTCTTCAG TCAGCACTTGGGTACTCACCGGCCGATGTCCATATTATTGGCCACAGCCTGGGTTCCCATATTGCTGGGGAGGCTGGAAAGAGAACCAATGGGGCCGTTGGACGAATCACAG GGTTGGATCCAGCTGAACCTTGCTTTCAGTACACTCCCGAAATTGTCCGACTGGATCCCAGCGATGCCAAGTTTGTGGATGTAATTCACACAGATGGCTCCCCCATGATCCCCAACTTGG GATTTGGAATGATCCAAACTGTGGGTCACCTAGATTTCTTTCCAAATGGAGGAGAAGAAATGCCTGGTTGCAGTAAGAACATTCTTTCTCAGATAGTTGATGTGGACGGAATCTGGCAAG GAACACGTGATTTTGCGGCCTGTAATCATTTAAGAAGCTACAAGTACTACAGTGACAGCATCACCAATCCTACTGGCTTCGCTGGGTTCTCTTGTGCTTCCTACAGCGATTTCACTGCG AACAACTGCTTCCCCTGCTCCAATGGAGAATGCCCGCAGATGGGACATTACGCTGATAGATATTCTGGAAAAACAAATGCTCTGTACCAGGTATTTTATCTAAACACCGGTGAATCCAGTAATTTTGCTc GTTGGAGATACAAGGTCACTGTGACACTGTCTGGACAGAAGGTTACAGGATACGTGCTAGTTTCTTTGTTTGGAAGTAATGGAAATTCTAGACAGTATGAAATTTTCCA GGGCACTCTCAAATCAGGCGATACTCATTCTAATGAAATTGACTCAGATGTGGATGTTGGAGACTTACAGAAGGTTAAATTCCTTTGGTATAACAATGTGCTCAATCCAACTCTGCCCAAAGTGGGAGCATCCCAGATCACAGTGGAAAGAAATGATGGAACAGTGTAA